From the Oryza glaberrima chromosome 5, OglaRS2, whole genome shotgun sequence genome, one window contains:
- the LOC127772790 gene encoding uncharacterized protein LOC127772790 isoform X2 — MARRSPCLAVAMLLLGALAVASAFVDEAAAAGRGLGHGARFMSKQGRATYEKPPEPEPKPKPKPHPKPTPKPEPKPEPEPKPVPEPEPKPEPKPEPKPEPKPEPKPYPEPKPEPKPEPKPEPKPEPKPEPEPKPEPKPEPKPEPKPYPEPKPEPKPEPKPEPKPEPKPKPEPKPHPEPKPDPKPEPKPHPEPEPKPEPKPEPKPEPKPEPKPEPKPEPKPEPKPEPKPEPKPKPEPKPHPEPEPKPEPKPEPKPEPEPKPEPKPEPKPEPKPYPEPKPEPKPEPKPHPEPKPEPKPQPEPKPEPKPEPKPEPKPEPKPEPKPYPEPKPEPKPEPKPEPKPEAPPKKHKPPHIPPATDQ, encoded by the exons ATGGCGAGGCGCTCTCcttgcctcgccgtcgccatgctCCTGCTTGGGGCGTTGGCGGTGGCGAGCGCCTTCGTTGATGAAGCGGCGGCTGCTGGCCGGGGGCTCGGCCATGGCGCCCGCTTCATGAGCAAGCAGGGTCGTGCGACATACGAgaagccgccggagccggagccgaagCCAAAGCCAAAGCCTCATCCTAAGCCCACGCCAAAACCTGAGCCGAAGCCAGAGCCGGAGCCAAAACCAGTACCTGAGCCTGAGCCTAAACCGGAACCAAAGCCAGAACCAAAACCTGAGCCTAAGCCTGAACCTAAACCATACCCAGAGCCAAAACCGGAGCCGAAGCCAGAGCCAAAACCGGAGCCAAAGCCAGAACCAAAACCTGAGCCGGAGCCTAAACCTGAGCCTAAGCCAGAACCAAAACCAGAACCAAAGCCGTACCCAGAGCCGAAGCCAGAGCCAAAACCGGAGCCGAAGCCGGAACCAAAACCAGAGCCCAAACCAAAGCCAGAGCCCAAACCACACCCAGAACCAAAGCCTGATCCGAAACCTGAGCCTAAGCCACACCCAGAGCCTGAGCCTAAGCCTGAACCTAAGCCTGAACCAAAGCCTGAGCCTAAGCCTGAACCAAAGCCAGAACCAAAGCCGGAGCCAAAAC CTGAACCAAAACCAGAGCCAAAGCCAGAGCCAAAGCCAAAGCCTGAGCCCAAGCCACACCCTGAGCCTGAGCCTAAGCCTGAGCCTAAGCCAGAACCAAAGCCAGAGCCTGAACCGAAGCCTGAGCCAAAACCTGAACCAAAACCAGAGCCCAAACCATATCCAGAGCCTAAACCGGAGCCCAAACCAGAACCCAAACCACACCCAGAACCAAAGCCAGAGCCCAAGCCACAGCCGGAGCCAAAACCAGAGCCGAAGCCTGAACCTAAACCAGAGCCTAAGCCCGAACCAAAACCAGAGCCTAAACCATACCCAGAGCCAAAGCCTGAACCGAAACCTGAGCCTAAGCCTGAGCCAAAACCTGAAGCACCTCCGAAAAAGCACAAGCCGCCGCACATACCGCCAGCGACCGACCAGTGA
- the LOC127772790 gene encoding extensin-like isoform X1, translating into MARRSPCLAVAMLLLGALAVASAFVDEAAAAGRGLGHGARFMSKQGRATYEKPPEPEPKPKPKPHPKPTPKPEPKPEPEPKPVPEPEPKPEPKPEPKPEPKPEPKPYPEPKPEPKPEPKPEPKPEPKPEPEPKPEPKPEPKPEPKPYPEPKPEPKPEPKPEPKPEPKPKPEPKPHPEPKPDPKPEPKPHPEPEPKPEPKPEPKPEPKPEPKPEPKPEPKPEPKPEPKPEPKPKPEPKPYPEPKPKPEPKPEPKPEPKPEPKPEPKPEPKPEPKPEPKPKPEPKPHPEPEPKPEPKPEPKPEPEPKPEPKPEPKPEPKPYPEPKPEPKPEPKPHPEPKPEPKPQPEPKPEPKPEPKPEPKPEPKPEPKPYPEPKPEPKPEPKPEPKPEAPPKKHKPPHIPPATDQ; encoded by the coding sequence ATGGCGAGGCGCTCTCcttgcctcgccgtcgccatgctCCTGCTTGGGGCGTTGGCGGTGGCGAGCGCCTTCGTTGATGAAGCGGCGGCTGCTGGCCGGGGGCTCGGCCATGGCGCCCGCTTCATGAGCAAGCAGGGTCGTGCGACATACGAgaagccgccggagccggagccgaagCCAAAGCCAAAGCCTCATCCTAAGCCCACGCCAAAACCTGAGCCGAAGCCAGAGCCGGAGCCAAAACCAGTACCTGAGCCTGAGCCTAAACCGGAACCAAAGCCAGAACCAAAACCTGAGCCTAAGCCTGAACCTAAACCATACCCAGAGCCAAAACCGGAGCCGAAGCCAGAGCCAAAACCGGAGCCAAAGCCAGAACCAAAACCTGAGCCGGAGCCTAAACCTGAGCCTAAGCCAGAACCAAAACCAGAACCAAAGCCGTACCCAGAGCCGAAGCCAGAGCCAAAACCGGAGCCGAAGCCGGAACCAAAACCAGAGCCCAAACCAAAGCCAGAGCCCAAACCACACCCAGAACCAAAGCCTGATCCGAAACCTGAGCCTAAGCCACACCCAGAGCCTGAGCCTAAGCCTGAACCTAAGCCTGAACCAAAGCCTGAGCCTAAGCCTGAACCAAAGCCAGAACCAAAGCCGGAGCCAAAACCTGAACCAAAACCAGAGCCAAAGCCAGAGCCCAAGCCAAAGCCTGAGCCCAAGCCATACCCTGAGCCTAAGCCTAAGCCTGAACCAAAGCCTGAGCCTAAGCCTGAGCCAAAGCCAGAACCAAAGCCGGAGCCAAAACCTGAACCAAAACCAGAGCCAAAGCCAGAGCCAAAGCCAAAGCCTGAGCCCAAGCCACACCCTGAGCCTGAGCCTAAGCCTGAGCCTAAGCCAGAACCAAAGCCAGAGCCTGAACCGAAGCCTGAGCCAAAACCTGAACCAAAACCAGAGCCCAAACCATATCCAGAGCCTAAACCGGAGCCCAAACCAGAACCCAAACCACACCCAGAACCAAAGCCAGAGCCCAAGCCACAGCCGGAGCCAAAACCAGAGCCGAAGCCTGAACCTAAACCAGAGCCTAAGCCCGAACCAAAACCAGAGCCTAAACCATACCCAGAGCCAAAGCCTGAACCGAAACCTGAGCCTAAGCCTGAGCCAAAACCTGAAGCACCTCCGAAAAAGCACAAGCCGCCGCACATACCGCCAGCGACCGACCAGTGA